A DNA window from Boseongicola sp. contains the following coding sequences:
- a CDS encoding ABC transporter permease subunit (The N-terminal region of this protein, as described by TIGR01726, is a three transmembrane segment that identifies a subfamily of ABC transporter permease subunits, which specificities that include histidine, arginine, glutamine, glutamate, L-cystine (sic), the opines (in Agrobacterium) octopine and nopaline, etc.), producing the protein MNAGFIEKFTTMLKRRAFGNRRDTVLSILVFGLLGYMAYLMLDWAVFRAVWSAEDADQCGHGMGACWSVIDARHRLILFGLYPFEEHWRSTLACVAIIGTVIASCFPWTWTMKRLTTLWIVGFAAYYLLMEGSLLGLEQVTTDQWGGLSLTLFLFASVVLLGMPMGLGLALMRRSEMPVLRIFASLVIDFIRSLPLLTTLFTAAVVVPILLPGWLQGDKIWRVIIAFALFFACYQAEVFRGGFQAIPKGQFEAGKALGMSYWQILFRIVLPQVFRHALPATINMVVVTFKETAIVIIIGFFDILASANAAFGTAQWAPYYLEVYAFVGGIYWLFIFSLGQYGEYLKARMKVSER; encoded by the coding sequence ATGAATGCGGGCTTTATTGAAAAGTTCACGACCATGTTAAAGCGGCGTGCCTTTGGCAACCGCCGTGACACGGTGTTGTCCATTCTGGTGTTCGGATTGCTAGGTTATATGGCCTATCTGATGCTGGACTGGGCGGTCTTCCGGGCGGTCTGGAGCGCGGAAGATGCCGATCAATGCGGTCATGGTATGGGCGCCTGCTGGTCGGTCATCGATGCGCGGCACCGGTTGATCTTGTTTGGCCTCTATCCCTTTGAGGAACATTGGAGATCTACGCTGGCTTGCGTTGCGATCATCGGCACGGTGATTGCCTCCTGCTTCCCATGGACCTGGACCATGAAGCGTCTGACGACCCTGTGGATTGTTGGTTTTGCGGCCTACTATCTGTTGATGGAAGGCAGCCTTCTGGGTCTTGAGCAAGTGACCACGGACCAGTGGGGCGGACTATCGCTGACGTTGTTCCTGTTTGCTTCGGTTGTCCTTCTGGGCATGCCGATGGGGTTGGGGCTTGCGCTGATGCGCCGCTCCGAGATGCCAGTACTACGCATCTTTGCATCGCTGGTCATCGACTTCATCCGGTCGCTGCCATTGCTGACAACCCTGTTCACAGCGGCTGTTGTGGTGCCGATCCTGCTGCCTGGTTGGTTGCAGGGTGACAAGATTTGGCGGGTGATCATTGCCTTTGCTTTGTTCTTTGCGTGCTATCAGGCCGAGGTCTTCCGGGGTGGTTTTCAGGCCATTCCAAAGGGTCAGTTCGAAGCCGGTAAAGCGCTGGGCATGAGCTATTGGCAAATCCTGTTCCGCATTGTTTTGCCACAGGTTTTCCGCCACGCGCTGCCAGCAACAATCAACATGGTTGTTGTGACATTCAAGGAAACCGCGATCGTGATCATCATCGGTTTCTTCGATATCCTGGCATCGGCAAACGCAGCCTTCGGGACGGCGCAATGGGCCCCCTATTACCTAGAGGTCTATGCCTTTGTAGGTGGCATCTACTGGCTGTTCATCTTCTCGTTGGGTCAATATGGCGAGTATCTGAAAGCGCGTATGAAGGTGTCCGAGCGCTAG
- a CDS encoding type I secretion system permease/ATPase: MGSVLVFSIFTNLLMLTGPLFMLQVYDRVLASRSEETLVALFALVALLYFFYWLLEYARGRVLARAGARFQSQNNNAVFRAVLERAAHRRSSKGTLQDIETVRAFFTSPVALAVFDIPWTPVFLAAIFLFHPLLGWLAAVGGGILIAIAILNQILTRKETADSAQLTAMSIRLSRQAEDAGELVWAQSMVRTMSDRWIATQDKAVKASLSAADWTGSFGAFTKAFRLFLQSAVLALGAWLVLQGDITAGAMIAASILLGRALAPVELGVSQWQAVQRARAAGRALRDLLEEFPERDVPTKLPVPAAHLIIRGVTDVVRRGDKPVLHSVSFDIEPGQAVGIIGRSGAGKSSLAKVIVGLRRPASGEVRLDNATLEQYGPDSLGNYIGYLPQDVLLFDGTIAENIAQMQMSPDPDKVVRAAQKARVHDIILKLPEGYDTPIGSSSAHLSGGQKQRLALARAIFNDPVLLVLDEPNSALDNEGSEALNAVVAQMKAEKKAVLIMTHRPNAISTCDNLLVLDGGRVAAFGPRDEIINSMMKNAGEVQRAVGGAGDV, translated from the coding sequence ATGGGATCGGTGCTCGTATTCAGCATATTCACCAACTTGCTGATGCTCACTGGTCCTTTGTTCATGTTGCAGGTCTATGATCGTGTGCTGGCATCGAGGTCCGAGGAAACTCTGGTTGCCTTGTTCGCATTAGTTGCGTTGCTCTATTTCTTCTACTGGCTTCTGGAATATGCTCGCGGTCGGGTCTTGGCGCGCGCGGGTGCGCGGTTTCAGTCACAGAATAACAACGCTGTTTTTCGCGCTGTGCTGGAGCGGGCGGCGCATAGGCGCAGTTCCAAAGGCACGTTGCAGGATATCGAGACGGTTCGCGCATTTTTTACTTCGCCGGTGGCGCTTGCGGTGTTCGACATTCCGTGGACTCCGGTTTTTCTGGCGGCAATATTTCTGTTTCATCCGCTGTTGGGTTGGCTTGCCGCTGTGGGCGGGGGCATCTTGATTGCCATCGCCATCCTGAATCAAATACTGACCCGCAAAGAAACAGCGGACAGCGCGCAGTTGACTGCGATGTCAATTCGCCTGTCACGGCAAGCCGAGGATGCAGGCGAATTGGTTTGGGCGCAAAGCATGGTTCGAACCATGTCGGATCGCTGGATTGCGACGCAGGACAAAGCGGTTAAAGCATCGCTTAGCGCGGCCGATTGGACCGGCTCGTTCGGGGCCTTCACCAAAGCCTTCCGCCTGTTTTTGCAATCGGCAGTATTAGCGCTGGGTGCTTGGCTGGTGCTACAGGGCGACATCACGGCCGGCGCCATGATCGCCGCCTCAATCTTGCTGGGGCGTGCCCTGGCCCCGGTCGAACTCGGGGTGTCCCAATGGCAGGCCGTCCAGCGCGCTCGTGCGGCGGGAAGAGCGTTGCGGGATCTTCTGGAAGAGTTCCCGGAAAGGGATGTGCCCACTAAATTGCCGGTTCCTGCCGCGCATCTTATAATTCGAGGTGTTACGGATGTTGTCCGTCGGGGCGACAAGCCGGTTCTTCATTCCGTCAGCTTTGACATTGAACCCGGTCAGGCAGTTGGCATCATCGGGCGCAGCGGTGCGGGCAAGTCGTCGCTTGCCAAAGTTATTGTAGGATTGCGGCGACCGGCGTCAGGCGAGGTGAGACTGGATAATGCGACGCTGGAGCAATACGGGCCTGATAGCCTTGGCAACTATATTGGCTATCTGCCGCAGGACGTTCTGTTGTTTGACGGAACAATTGCCGAAAACATTGCCCAGATGCAAATGTCACCAGATCCGGACAAAGTGGTTCGGGCGGCGCAGAAAGCACGCGTTCACGACATCATCCTGAAACTTCCCGAAGGGTATGACACTCCTATTGGCAGTAGCAGTGCGCATCTATCTGGTGGCCAAAAGCAGCGTCTGGCTTTGGCGCGCGCGATCTTCAATGATCCAGTTCTGCTGGTTTTGGATGAACCCAACTCGGCTCTGGACAATGAAGGTTCTGAAGCACTGAACGCGGTCGTCGCTCAGATGAAGGCGGAAAAAAAGGCGGTCTTGATCATGACGCACCGGCCAAACGCGATCTCAACTTGTGACAACCTGCTTGTACTAGACGGAGGTCGCGTCGCAGCATTCGGCCCACGCGACGAGATTATCAATTCGATGATGAAGAATGCCGGCGAAGTTCAGCGTGCCGTTGGCGGGGCAGGTGACGTATGA
- a CDS encoding transporter substrate-binding domain-containing protein, translated as MLGALPTTASAESATVAKIVERGTMLCSGHNGSYFGFIEVNDKNEWKGLDIDLCRALTTAILGDPDKAQIVPLSWAQRFPALQSGDVDVIIKATGWTMGRDTELGLQFSVPYFFGGTQFMAHGDLGITQAKDLEGGTMCVEAGTTLERLAANYLQTIGTSVNMVSYEKASELRAAYLANRCDAFVGWGPNLAVLRATEIDNPDAHIILDDKLSSEPIAAAMRQGDEDFVDVVNWMLAALMIAEEEGITSANVAEMTANPAKPRAARLLGVDPGMGERLGLRDSWAAEMIAAVGNMSEIYHRNLGDESPYKLDRGLNNLWSHGGVLYAPILD; from the coding sequence ATGCTGGGCGCCCTGCCGACCACTGCGTCAGCAGAAAGCGCCACAGTCGCAAAGATCGTAGAACGCGGCACAATGCTGTGTTCGGGCCACAACGGCTCTTACTTCGGCTTCATCGAAGTGAACGACAAAAACGAGTGGAAAGGTCTGGACATCGACCTTTGCCGCGCGCTGACAACTGCCATCCTGGGCGATCCTGACAAAGCGCAGATCGTTCCATTGAGCTGGGCACAGCGTTTCCCAGCCCTTCAGTCCGGCGACGTTGACGTTATCATTAAGGCCACTGGCTGGACGATGGGTCGCGACACCGAGCTGGGTCTTCAGTTCTCGGTCCCTTACTTCTTCGGTGGGACCCAGTTCATGGCCCACGGCGATCTGGGCATCACCCAAGCCAAGGATCTTGAAGGCGGCACAATGTGCGTTGAAGCCGGCACCACGCTGGAGCGCCTTGCAGCCAACTACCTGCAAACAATCGGCACTAGCGTAAACATGGTCAGCTACGAAAAAGCATCCGAGTTGCGCGCCGCTTATCTGGCAAACCGCTGTGACGCATTTGTTGGCTGGGGTCCAAACCTGGCCGTTCTGCGTGCGACGGAAATTGATAACCCAGATGCGCACATCATTCTGGACGACAAACTGTCTTCAGAACCAATCGCAGCAGCTATGCGTCAAGGTGATGAAGATTTCGTTGACGTTGTGAACTGGATGCTGGCAGCTCTTATGATTGCTGAAGAAGAAGGCATCACAAGCGCCAACGTTGCAGAGATGACTGCAAACCCTGCAAAACCACGGGCCGCACGTCTGTTGGGCGTCGATCCTGGCATGGGCGAGCGTCTTGGTCTGCGCGATTCTTGGGCCGCTGAAATGATTGCCGCAGTTGGCAACATGAGCGAAATCTATCACCGCAACCTAGGTGACGAGAGCCCATACAAACTGGACCGCGGATTGAACAATCTGTGGAGCCACGGCGGCGTTCTCTACGCTCCGATCCTCGACTAA
- a CDS encoding ABC transporter permease subunit: MTPAELKAKAKRRQMIIQVAIVLISVIAIWSAVSSAQTNLAALGITSGYGFLERTTGWSYSFSLIDRDINDSYARTLTIGFLNTIFVGFISIILSTILGFLIGTARDMKNLALSSAAGIFVQIFRNIPLILQLVFWYAIMIHLPGPRQAMSAGDAVFLSNRGLMTPLLNISLGSAFVLMAIVLALLIVLIVRKVPPLKALGIWAGGTVLLLIIAAIAFVPTDLPAISYPELKGLRFVGGLTISIELVAMIVSIVLYGSAYVAEVVRGGLKEVPVGLVEAGQALGMSPAAIWSRVKLPMALRTIIPPLGNQWIFIMKATTIGVAIGFSDLFYIVSTSITQSGQTLELIAILMGAFLLVNFSLAQFINWLNARLQLKAH; the protein is encoded by the coding sequence ATGACCCCTGCAGAATTAAAGGCCAAGGCGAAACGCCGGCAAATGATCATTCAGGTCGCGATTGTCCTGATATCGGTCATTGCCATCTGGTCAGCAGTATCAAGCGCGCAAACAAACCTTGCGGCACTTGGCATTACCAGTGGATACGGATTTTTAGAACGCACAACGGGTTGGAGTTATTCCTTCTCGCTCATCGATCGTGACATCAACGACAGCTACGCGCGGACGTTGACCATCGGCTTCCTGAACACAATTTTTGTTGGTTTTATTTCTATTATACTGTCAACAATCCTTGGCTTCCTGATCGGAACGGCCCGGGATATGAAGAACCTGGCATTGTCGTCCGCCGCAGGCATATTCGTGCAGATATTCCGGAACATTCCTCTGATCCTTCAGTTGGTGTTCTGGTATGCGATCATGATCCACCTACCCGGTCCAAGGCAGGCCATGTCAGCTGGTGATGCCGTCTTCTTGTCGAACCGCGGTCTGATGACGCCCTTGCTGAATATCTCGTTGGGGTCGGCCTTTGTTCTAATGGCGATTGTTTTGGCGTTGTTGATCGTGTTGATCGTGCGCAAGGTGCCACCGCTGAAGGCGCTGGGTATCTGGGCCGGTGGCACAGTTCTGCTTTTAATCATCGCTGCAATTGCCTTTGTTCCAACCGATCTTCCGGCGATCTCTTACCCTGAACTTAAGGGTTTGCGCTTTGTCGGCGGACTGACGATCTCGATCGAGCTGGTCGCCATGATCGTTTCTATCGTGCTTTACGGATCGGCCTATGTGGCCGAAGTGGTGCGCGGTGGCTTGAAAGAGGTTCCAGTAGGGCTGGTGGAAGCTGGCCAGGCACTGGGCATGTCGCCCGCTGCCATCTGGTCGCGGGTGAAGTTGCCGATGGCACTTCGCACGATCATCCCGCCATTGGGCAACCAGTGGATCTTTATCATGAAGGCTACCACCATCGGCGTTGCGATCGGTTTTTCGGACCTGTTCTACATCGTGTCCACATCGATCACCCAGTCCGGCCAAACGCTTGAATTGATTGCGATCCTTATGGGCGCATTCCTTCTGGTCAACTTCTCGCTCGCGCAGTTCATCAACTGGCTGAACGCGCGGCTTCAACTGAAGGCGCACTGA
- a CDS encoding HlyD family type I secretion periplasmic adaptor subunit, whose amino-acid sequence MNAPEKWSAKRPTLIGFAAIVLLMGGLGYWSFGTQIAGAIVATGVVQLESDRQVVQHPDGGVVGKILARDGDIVRAGDVLIRLDGTFLRSELTIVEGQLAEIFARETRLTAERDDRPFPVADLPNFVAIGPDIIQGQVDGQRNLFQARQTSLRQEQESLVEQKAQIAQQILGVKAQLQALERQLSLIEQELKDVQSLFDRGLVPATRLLELQRVEAQLQGEIGQLVSTVAEARTRTAALDIEVLKLFDRRREEAISRLRDIQYSKIELHQRRISLTERLSRLDVRAPLAGTVFDSRVLAVQGVVQPAEPMMYLVPGYQPLQVSARIDPIDVDQVFPGQDVALMFTTFNSSTTPEVSGIVLRVSPDAQTDDATGLTYYEAVVEPSADELAVLHDLSLLPGMPVETFVKTDDHTPISYLIRPLTVYFGRAFREE is encoded by the coding sequence ATGAATGCTCCCGAAAAATGGAGTGCCAAAAGGCCGACTTTAATTGGGTTTGCTGCCATTGTGCTATTGATGGGAGGGCTTGGCTACTGGAGCTTTGGCACACAAATTGCAGGCGCCATCGTTGCAACCGGCGTTGTCCAACTGGAATCCGATCGGCAGGTCGTCCAGCACCCTGACGGGGGCGTTGTGGGTAAAATCTTGGCGCGGGATGGCGACATTGTCCGCGCGGGAGATGTCTTAATCCGATTGGATGGCACGTTTCTACGCTCGGAACTGACAATCGTTGAGGGTCAACTGGCCGAAATCTTTGCCCGCGAAACACGACTGACCGCTGAGCGAGATGATCGCCCGTTTCCAGTCGCGGATTTGCCGAACTTTGTGGCCATTGGGCCGGATATCATTCAGGGGCAAGTCGACGGTCAGCGTAATTTGTTCCAAGCACGACAAACTTCATTGCGTCAGGAGCAAGAGTCGCTGGTCGAGCAAAAGGCGCAGATTGCCCAGCAAATTTTAGGAGTTAAGGCCCAGCTTCAGGCGCTGGAGCGTCAATTGTCTTTGATAGAACAAGAACTGAAAGATGTTCAAAGCCTGTTTGACCGTGGTTTGGTTCCGGCCACGCGCTTGCTGGAGCTGCAACGCGTCGAAGCGCAATTACAGGGTGAAATCGGTCAGCTTGTTTCGACCGTCGCCGAGGCGAGGACGCGCACGGCTGCACTGGACATAGAAGTGCTGAAACTTTTTGATCGCAGGCGCGAAGAAGCGATTTCGCGTCTGCGAGACATCCAATACTCGAAAATTGAGTTGCACCAACGGCGCATAAGTCTAACCGAGCGATTATCTCGGCTGGATGTGCGCGCGCCCTTAGCGGGTACGGTTTTTGACTCGCGGGTATTGGCTGTGCAGGGCGTGGTTCAGCCAGCAGAGCCAATGATGTATCTGGTGCCGGGGTATCAACCCTTGCAAGTATCGGCTCGCATTGATCCAATTGACGTTGACCAGGTCTTTCCTGGTCAAGACGTCGCCCTGATGTTCACCACATTCAACAGTAGTACAACCCCTGAAGTTTCCGGCATTGTGTTGCGTGTTTCGCCCGATGCCCAAACAGACGATGCTACCGGGCTGACATATTATGAAGCGGTGGTGGAACCGTCTGCGGATGAATTGGCGGTTTTGCACGACCTGTCGCTGTTGCCGGGCATGCCCGTGGAGACGTTTGTTAAAACAGATGATCATACGCCAATCTCGTATTTGATACGACCGCTAACTGTCTATTTTGGTCGCGCTTTTCGCGAAGAATAG